The stretch of DNA GGTCGATACCGAGCACATGCTGGGGTTGCTGGTGCAGGCCGGCTATCAGGTCGATGCCAACGAGGAGTTGGCCGACTACGTGGTGGTCAACACCTGTAGCTTTATTGAAGCGGCGCGGGAAGAGTCGGTGCGCACCCTGGTGGAGCTGGCCGCCGCCCAAAAGAAAGTCGTCATTACGGGCTGTCTGGCCCAGCACTTTCAGCACGAGCTGCTCGAGGAAATTCCCGAGGCCGTGGCCCTGGTGGGTACCGGCGACTACAACCGCATCGTCGAGGTGATTGAGCGGGCCGAAGCCGGAGAGCGAGTAAAGCTGGTCTCCCCAGAGCCCACCTACATCGCCGACGAAACCGTACCCCGCTATCGCACCACCGCCTCCAGCGTTGCCTACCTGCGGGTCGCCGAGGGCTGTGACTATCGCTGTGCCTTCTGCATCATTCCCCACCTGCGAGGCAATCAGCGATCGCGCCCGATTGAGTCCATCGTGGCTGAGGCCCACCAGCTGGCCGCCGAGGGGGTACAGGAGCTGGTGCTGATCTCCCAAATCACCACCAACTACGGCCTAGACCGCTATGGCAAGCCCCAGCTGGCCGAACTGCTGCGCGCCCTGGGGGAGGTCGATGTGCCCTGGATTCGCATGCACTACGCGTACCCCACGGGCCTGACACCAGCCGTGATCGCCGCCATTCGCGACACCCCCAACGTGCTGCCCTACCTCGACCTGCCGCTGCAACACTCCCACCCCGAAGTGCTGCGGGCCATGAACCGGCCCTGGCAGGGGCAGGTGAACGACGACGTCATCCACCGGATCAAAGACGCCCTGCCGGAGGCCGTGCTGCGGACTACGTTTATCGTTGGGTTCCCGGGCGAAACCGAGGCCCACTTCGAGCACCTGCTGGCCTTTGTCGAGCGCCATCGGTTTGACCACGTGGGTG from Leptolyngbya sp. KIOST-1 encodes:
- the rimO gene encoding 30S ribosomal protein S12 methylthiotransferase RimO, whose protein sequence is MGLKPTVAFNHLGCEKNRVDTEHMLGLLVQAGYQVDANEELADYVVVNTCSFIEAAREESVRTLVELAAAQKKVVITGCLAQHFQHELLEEIPEAVALVGTGDYNRIVEVIERAEAGERVKLVSPEPTYIADETVPRYRTTASSVAYLRVAEGCDYRCAFCIIPHLRGNQRSRPIESIVAEAHQLAAEGVQELVLISQITTNYGLDRYGKPQLAELLRALGEVDVPWIRMHYAYPTGLTPAVIAAIRDTPNVLPYLDLPLQHSHPEVLRAMNRPWQGQVNDDVIHRIKDALPEAVLRTTFIVGFPGETEAHFEHLLAFVERHRFDHVGVFGFSPEEDTPAYDLPNPVPEAERDRRREVLMLAQQPIAWAHNRDHIGRVVDVLIEQENPATGMAIGRSARFAPEVDGLVYVSGAAPLNQIVPVTITAADTYDLFGDVAPVIAAPTPALTLAP